Proteins co-encoded in one Meiothermus sp. genomic window:
- a CDS encoding Uma2 family endonuclease, producing the protein MVKPIPKLMAVTEYLESEIGSAVRREYVGGQVYAMAGSSLRHSRIAGNIHAHFWQLAQNRPCRVHQEAVKLRIGTDEDPEVAFYYPDVMVVCDKTPPHEYYETEPCILVEVLSPSTVNTDLREKYLEYTRLPSLRTYLVVDQDTLFVRHWFRDEAGHWHHQDLTGDGQIPLPCLGGQITLPQIYGRVFE; encoded by the coding sequence ATGGTCAAGCCAATTCCCAAGCTGATGGCCGTAACCGAGTACCTCGAGAGCGAAATTGGCTCGGCGGTGCGGCGGGAGTATGTGGGGGGCCAGGTGTATGCCATGGCTGGCTCGAGCCTGCGGCATAGCCGTATCGCAGGAAACATCCACGCCCATTTCTGGCAGCTCGCGCAGAACCGGCCCTGCCGGGTTCACCAAGAGGCGGTCAAACTGCGCATTGGAACGGATGAAGACCCCGAAGTGGCCTTCTACTATCCCGACGTGATGGTGGTCTGCGATAAAACGCCCCCCCACGAGTACTACGAGACCGAGCCCTGCATACTGGTCGAGGTGCTGTCGCCATCCACGGTGAACACAGACTTGCGCGAGAAGTACCTCGAGTACACCCGCCTACCCAGCCTGCGCACCTATTTGGTGGTGGATCAGGACACTCTGTTCGTGCGGCACTGGTTCCGCGACGAGGCGGGGCACTGGCACCACCAAGACCTTACTGGCGATGGTCAGATTCCACTCCCCTGCTTGGGTGGCCAGATTACCTTACCGCAGATTTATGGGAGGGTGTTTGAGTAG